The Acinetobacter shaoyimingii DNA segment GCAGCAATAGAAGCGATCGCAGCATCAACGCCTTCGATTGAATCAGCAGCTTTTTTGATACGAGCAAGCGCATCAACAAGTACTTCATCAGCAGTTGCATAAGAAATACGCATATAACCGCCTAAACCGAATGCATCACCAGGAACAACAGCAACGCCAGTTTCTTCCAATAACCATGCAGAGAATTCTGTGCAAGATTTCAAACCTTTTACACGAATCAATGGACGAATATTTGCATATGCATAGAATGCACCATCAGCAGGTAAGCAAGTAATACCGTTGATGTCATTTAGGCCTTTAACCACTAAATCATGACGACGTTTGAATGCTTCAATCATTGGCTCAAGAACGTCTTGAGGACCATTCAATGCAGCTTCAGCAGCAACTTGTGAAATCGAAGTTGGGTTTGAAGTTGATTGAGATTGGATTTTTTTCATTGCACCAATCAGCTTAGCAGGACCCGCTGCATAGCCAATACGCCAGCCAGTCATTGCATAGGCTTTAGACACACCATTAAGCACGATTACACGGTCGTAAAGATCAGGTGCAACAGTTGCGATGTTGTAGAATTCGTCATTCCAACGGATTGGTTCGTACATGTCATCAGAAGCAACAAGTACTTCAGGGTATTTACGTAGAACTTCAGCTAGCGCCAATAATTCTTCTTTGGTGTAAATCATACCTGTAGGGTTAGATGGGCTGTTCAACACCACTAAACGAGTTTTGTCAGTGATTGCAGCTTCTAATTGAGCAGG contains these protein-coding regions:
- a CDS encoding pyridoxal phosphate-dependent aminotransferase, with the translated sequence MDVRLSDRVNAIKPSPTLAVTNKAAELKAAGKNVIGLGAGEPDFDTPQHIKDAAIAAINNGFTKYTAVDGTPGLKKAIIAKLKRDNNLEYAANQILVSCGGKQSFFNLALALLNKGDEVIIPAPYWVSYPDMVIIAEGTPVIVKCGEEQRFKITPAQLEAAITDKTRLVVLNSPSNPTGMIYTKEELLALAEVLRKYPEVLVASDDMYEPIRWNDEFYNIATVAPDLYDRVIVLNGVSKAYAMTGWRIGYAAGPAKLIGAMKKIQSQSTSNPTSISQVAAEAALNGPQDVLEPMIEAFKRRHDLVVKGLNDINGITCLPADGAFYAYANIRPLIRVKGLKSCTEFSAWLLEETGVAVVPGDAFGLGGYMRISYATADEVLVDALARIKKAADSIEGVDAAIASIAAEKK